A single Desulfolucanica intricata DNA region contains:
- the thrS gene encoding threonine--tRNA ligase produces MIKVSLKDGSTREYNPGVTVLQVAGDISKGLARAALAGKLNGKVVDLNTSINQDANLEILTFDSPEGQEVYRHSTSHVLAEAVQRLYPGTKLAIGPAIKDGFYYDFDSEHKFTPEDLEKIEAEMNKIIKEDLPFKRVELSREEALQKFEELGETYKVELINDLPEDAVISCYEQGDWRDLCAGPHVPSTGKLKSVKLLNLAGAYWRGNEKNKMLQRIYGTSFPKKSLLDEYITRIEEAKRRDHRKLGTELDLFSIQEEGPGFPFFHPKGMVIRNELEKFWREEHEKRGYQEIRTPLILNRKLWEQSGHWDHYKENMYFTNIDESVYAVKPMNCPGSILIYKSKLHSYRELPIRMGELGLVHRHELSGVLHGLMRVRCFTQDDAHIYVLPSQIKDEIIGVINLVDDFYKVFGFTYHVELSTKPEKAMGSDEIWEMATNALREAIEAKGLEYKTNEGDGAFYGPKIDFHLEDCLGRTWQCGTIQLDFQMPEKFDLTYVGEDGQKHRPVMIHRVVFGSIERFIGIMTEHFGGAFPAWLAPVQVRVLPITDRQADYASSVVDKLKEQGIRVELDTRNEKIGYKIREAQAQKIPYMLVIGDKELDKGSVSVRHRNQGDLGAMSLKDFTGKLLEEIRSKSC; encoded by the coding sequence TTGATTAAAGTTAGTCTAAAAGACGGTTCAACTCGTGAATATAACCCGGGTGTTACGGTTTTACAAGTTGCTGGAGATATAAGTAAGGGGTTGGCCCGGGCAGCCCTGGCCGGTAAGCTTAACGGTAAGGTTGTAGATTTAAATACCTCTATTAATCAGGATGCGAACTTGGAAATCCTTACCTTTGATTCTCCGGAAGGTCAGGAGGTATACCGGCACAGTACCTCCCACGTGTTGGCTGAGGCAGTACAGCGTCTTTATCCCGGCACCAAGTTGGCTATCGGACCGGCAATTAAAGATGGTTTTTATTACGATTTTGACTCAGAGCATAAATTTACTCCGGAAGATTTAGAAAAAATTGAAGCAGAAATGAACAAAATCATAAAAGAAGATCTTCCATTTAAGCGGGTAGAACTATCTCGGGAGGAAGCTTTGCAAAAATTTGAGGAATTAGGTGAAACCTATAAGGTGGAGTTAATTAATGACTTACCCGAAGATGCCGTGATTTCCTGTTATGAGCAAGGTGATTGGCGAGATTTATGTGCCGGTCCGCATGTTCCGTCTACTGGAAAACTCAAGTCGGTTAAGCTATTAAATCTAGCCGGAGCTTACTGGCGGGGTAATGAAAAAAACAAAATGCTGCAGCGCATTTATGGTACATCTTTTCCGAAAAAGTCACTTTTAGACGAGTATATCACAAGGATTGAAGAGGCCAAGAGGCGGGACCACCGAAAACTTGGAACAGAATTAGACCTGTTCAGTATACAGGAAGAGGGCCCCGGTTTTCCGTTCTTTCATCCCAAAGGTATGGTTATAAGGAATGAGTTGGAAAAATTTTGGCGGGAGGAACACGAGAAAAGGGGTTACCAGGAGATTCGTACTCCGCTTATATTAAACAGAAAACTTTGGGAACAGTCCGGACACTGGGATCATTATAAAGAAAATATGTACTTTACAAACATAGATGAAAGTGTCTATGCGGTTAAGCCGATGAATTGTCCGGGTAGTATACTTATTTATAAGTCAAAACTGCATAGCTACCGGGAGTTACCTATTAGAATGGGTGAATTGGGTCTGGTACACAGGCATGAACTCTCTGGCGTGCTGCACGGTCTAATGCGGGTGCGCTGTTTTACCCAGGATGATGCGCATATCTATGTCCTTCCCAGTCAAATAAAGGATGAAATCATTGGGGTAATTAACTTGGTAGATGACTTTTATAAGGTGTTTGGTTTTACCTACCATGTAGAATTGTCAACCAAGCCGGAAAAGGCTATGGGCTCGGATGAGATTTGGGAAATGGCTACTAATGCTTTAAGAGAGGCCATTGAGGCCAAGGGTTTGGAATATAAAACTAATGAAGGAGACGGGGCCTTCTATGGGCCGAAAATTGATTTTCACCTTGAAGATTGCCTGGGGAGAACCTGGCAGTGCGGTACAATCCAGCTGGATTTCCAAATGCCTGAAAAATTTGATCTTACCTATGTAGGTGAAGACGGACAAAAACACCGTCCGGTAATGATTCACCGGGTAGTCTTTGGGAGTATTGAACGTTTTATTGGTATTATGACGGAGCATTTCGGTGGAGCTTTTCCGGCATGGTTGGCACCGGTACAGGTTAGAGTCCTACCTATAACTGACCGGCAGGCCGATTATGCATCTTCAGTAGTGGATAAACTTAAGGAACAGGGAATTAGGGTAGAATTAGACACCCGTAATGAAAAAATCGGCTATAAGATACGGGAGGCTCAGGCACAGAAAATTCCTTATATGCTGGTAATTGGTGATAAGGAATTGGATAAAGGTTCAGTGTCTGTTCGTCATCGTAACCAGGGTGACCTTGGAGCAATGTCCTTAAAAGATTTTACCGGAAAATTATTAGAGGAAATTCGTAGTAAAAGCTGCTAA
- the ytxC gene encoding putative sporulation protein YtxC: MAQGISIGAAQHIDVLKSKLNLEFRLLEGDGIDIKLEEKPNGNYTYLNCYVEEPCNSAFSQEDFKAIFNHYVADTISELILGDWERYFIKKNILEEYYYFDEEERNTIYKYALKFTHNNCDDTNGDNFYKLRKKTRIVNKLLDYLNQNDRINIDGFVKFRLKDYIRELNEAVEKAVDEFLVEREYKEFIQLLKYFVEIQEPRLELVHIIVQPRGVFKLLDDQHKVINSEYLDGFIVDLIDSEINYEDLLISALISIAPKKIIFHNNLDYNVATTLETIKNVFTGNVQECKGCELCSPNKQ, from the coding sequence GGTGCCGCTCAACATATTGATGTACTTAAATCTAAGCTGAATCTTGAGTTTAGACTCTTAGAAGGAGACGGTATCGATATAAAGTTAGAAGAAAAACCCAATGGTAATTATACTTATTTAAATTGTTACGTCGAAGAACCCTGTAACTCTGCCTTCTCACAGGAAGACTTTAAAGCCATTTTCAATCATTATGTAGCTGATACTATATCAGAACTAATATTAGGTGATTGGGAACGCTACTTTATTAAAAAAAATATTTTAGAAGAGTATTACTATTTTGACGAAGAAGAAAGAAATACTATTTATAAATATGCTCTTAAATTCACTCATAATAACTGTGACGATACAAATGGCGATAATTTTTACAAGCTGCGTAAAAAAACAAGAATTGTAAATAAGCTCTTAGATTATTTAAATCAAAATGATCGAATTAATATCGATGGGTTTGTAAAATTTAGGTTGAAAGATTATATACGTGAGCTTAATGAAGCAGTAGAAAAAGCTGTTGATGAATTCTTGGTGGAAAGAGAGTATAAAGAGTTTATACAATTATTAAAATATTTTGTTGAAATTCAGGAGCCGCGTTTAGAATTAGTGCATATAATTGTACAACCAAGAGGAGTTTTCAAGCTTTTAGATGATCAGCATAAGGTTATTAACAGTGAATATTTAGACGGTTTTATTGTAGATTTAATTGACAGTGAAATAAACTATGAAGATTTACTTATTAGTGCCTTAATTAGTATAGCACCTAAAAAAATTATATTTCATAATAATCTGGATTATAATGTAGCCACAACTTTAGAAACAATCAAAAATGTTTTTACCGGGAATGTTCAAGAATGTAAAGGGTGTGAACTTTGTAGTCCTAATAAACAGTAG